A window from Culex pipiens pallens isolate TS chromosome 3, TS_CPP_V2, whole genome shotgun sequence encodes these proteins:
- the LOC120422704 gene encoding protein immune deficiency: protein MAKFKNLLSGLFPKTNSKLETDAAVIPRRTDAEDAENKNETSTANVPVPETTAEVPGTSALVPATTTSEDEPQQLQLVNPALTQNIVNNVQNNTLSGPQTTISAGGVHVVHIKNAKNFQIGNSFTFNLATENGNNKPTNSNGQVKWANLKLSDTIREMMKSEDELDTGMMDTISRHLGYEWKAFARTLDYSEGQIEAFECDHKTLAEQIYQFVLDWSRNDDNPTLGRMVELLWENKHKETVYRMKVLWKERRRNAANSN, encoded by the exons ATGGCCAAATTCAAGAACCTGCTGTCTGGGTTATTCCCGAAGACTAATTCAAAGCTGGAAACCGATGCCGCCGTAATTCCGCGAAGAACCGACGCCGAGGACGCCGAAAACAAGAACGAAACATCGACGGCAAATGTCCCAGTTCCCGAGACGACCGCAGAGGTTCCCGGAACTTCCGCGTTGGTTCCGGCAACGACGACGTCAGAAGATGAACCCCAGCAGCTTCAGCTGGTCAACCCGGCGCTCACCCAGAACATCGTAAACAACGTGCAGAACAATACACTCAGCGGACCGCAAACAACCATCAGTGCGGGAGGAGTTCATGTCGTGCACATAAAGAATGctaaaaactttcaaatcgGAAACAGTTTCACGTTCAATTTGGCCACCGAAAATGGCAACAACAAACCAACCAACAGCAACGGTCAGGTAAAGTGGGCCAACCTTAAGCTGTCCGACACAATCCGCGAGATGATGAAGAGCGAGGACGAGCTGGACACCGGAATGATGGACACCATCTCCAGGCACCTGGGCTACGAGTGGAAGGCCTTCGCGCGAACGCTGGACTATTCCGAGGGGCAGATTGAGGCCTTCGAGTGCGATCACAAAACGCTCGCTGAG caaatttacCAATTTGTACTCGACTGGTCCCGGAACGACGACAATCCGACACTTGGCCGGATGGTGGAGCTGCTCTGGGAGAACAAACACAAGGAGACGGTCTACCGGATGAAGGTGCTGTGGAAGGAACGGCGGCGAAATGCTGCCAACTCCAACTAG